In one Polynucleobacter sp. JS-JIR-5-A7 genomic region, the following are encoded:
- the arsH gene encoding arsenical resistance protein ArsH: MTDLPNIDKALFHKPSLDELTINSIDSHPPKILLLYGSLRERSFSRLLAEEAERILKAMGCETRFFNPHGLPQVDDAPETHPKVVELRELVQWAEGMVWSSPERHGAMTGLMKSQIDWIPLSVGAVRPSQGKTLALLQVSGGSQSFNALNQMRILGRWMRMITIPNQSSVPKAFLEFEDNNRMKPSANYDRVVDVMEELVKFTLLTRSVSSYLTDRYSERKESAEELSKRVNQRAI; the protein is encoded by the coding sequence ATGACTGATCTACCCAATATCGATAAAGCCCTATTTCATAAGCCAAGTCTTGATGAATTAACCATCAACTCCATTGATAGTCACCCACCTAAGATTTTGCTTTTATATGGATCACTTAGAGAGAGGTCATTTAGTCGCCTTCTGGCAGAAGAAGCAGAAAGAATATTAAAAGCGATGGGCTGTGAAACGCGATTCTTTAATCCTCATGGATTGCCGCAAGTGGATGACGCTCCTGAAACACATCCCAAAGTAGTAGAGCTAAGAGAGTTAGTTCAATGGGCAGAAGGAATGGTGTGGAGCAGTCCTGAGCGACACGGAGCTATGACAGGACTAATGAAATCGCAGATTGATTGGATCCCACTTAGCGTTGGCGCTGTCAGACCCTCTCAAGGCAAGACTCTTGCTTTATTACAAGTGAGCGGTGGTTCGCAATCTTTTAATGCTCTCAATCAAATGCGAATTCTAGGTAGATGGATGAGGATGATCACAATTCCAAATCAATCGTCAGTGCCCAAAGCATTTCTAGAGTTTGAGGATAACAATCGCATGAAACCTTCGGCCAATTACGATCGAGTAGTTGATGTCATGGAAGAGCTGGTTAAATTTACTTTGCTAACTAGGTCAGTTTCAAGCTATTTGACTGATCGCTACAGTGAGCGAAAAGAAAGTGCTGAGGAATTATCAAAGCGGGTTAATCAAAGAGCTATTTGA
- a CDS encoding helix-turn-helix transcriptional regulator, translating into MNNDNAISAFLALGQETRLNVFRLIVQRGDLGLTPSQIIEKLGIPNATLSFHLKDLVDAELLLVERQSRNLIYRPNAEQVQKLSEFLLDNCCGGKSCLPIKPLKKAKIK; encoded by the coding sequence ATGAATAATGATAACGCTATCTCTGCTTTCCTCGCTCTAGGGCAAGAAACCCGACTTAATGTGTTTCGCCTCATTGTTCAGCGTGGTGACCTTGGGTTAACTCCAAGTCAAATTATTGAAAAACTTGGCATCCCCAATGCCACCCTCAGTTTTCACCTAAAAGATTTAGTGGATGCCGAGCTTTTATTGGTAGAGCGTCAAAGTCGTAATCTCATCTATAGACCTAATGCCGAGCAAGTTCAAAAGTTAAGTGAATTTTTATTAGATAACTGCTGTGGCGGTAAGTCTTGCCTTCCCATCAAACCCCTCAAGAAAGCCAAAATCAAATGA
- a CDS encoding DUF6641 family protein has product MSTLNSLKMVNSKKPTAIPPVLHRRNKLANKVWEQIQLAKASKEGGTFTVKKFKTVKDITGARKTIEHEKRIRQWWFVAMDGKVCLNIRYGAKIIEFAKGKTAVEVNSADELIKALEIIKVAVEAGELDTQIEAASGAVRAGFGR; this is encoded by the coding sequence ATGAGCACATTAAACAGTTTGAAAATGGTTAATTCAAAAAAGCCAACAGCAATTCCACCAGTACTACATCGCAGGAATAAATTAGCGAATAAAGTGTGGGAGCAGATCCAGTTAGCTAAAGCCAGCAAAGAAGGCGGTACGTTTACTGTTAAGAAATTCAAAACAGTTAAAGACATTACTGGCGCACGTAAAACCATTGAACATGAAAAGCGTATTCGTCAATGGTGGTTCGTTGCTATGGATGGCAAGGTTTGCTTAAACATCCGCTACGGCGCCAAGATTATTGAGTTCGCTAAAGGCAAGACTGCTGTTGAGGTGAATTCAGCAGATGAGCTAATTAAAGCCCTAGAGATTATTAAGGTGGCCGTAGAAGCAGGCGAGCTTGACACACAAATAGAAGCCGCAAGCGGCGCTGTACGTGCGGGCTTTGGTCGTTGA
- a CDS encoding site-specific integrase yields the protein MSQARVLNPQELRRVLDHVATRRHSARNRAMLLLTHYAGMRVAEVAALRINDVLNGDSSIKGEVRLMPDQTKGKHARTVYLNERMQKELAQYIKAIKIKDVTKPLFYTQKQAGFSANSLTQYFFYLYRSVGLEGASSHSGRRTFLTGLANKGTAIHILKSLAGHRNISTTATYLYSSPDQLKAAVELI from the coding sequence ATGTCACAAGCTAGAGTTTTAAATCCACAAGAGCTACGCAGAGTTTTAGATCACGTTGCTACACGTAGGCATTCAGCACGTAATCGCGCTATGTTGCTACTAACGCACTACGCGGGTATGCGAGTAGCTGAAGTAGCCGCGCTACGCATAAACGACGTTTTAAACGGCGACAGTAGTATTAAGGGCGAAGTACGCTTAATGCCCGATCAAACCAAGGGCAAACATGCTCGTACTGTTTACTTAAATGAACGTATGCAAAAGGAGCTGGCGCAGTACATCAAAGCAATCAAAATCAAAGATGTAACTAAACCCTTGTTTTACACGCAGAAGCAAGCTGGGTTCTCAGCTAACTCACTTACCCAATACTTCTTTTATCTATATCGCTCTGTAGGGCTAGAGGGTGCCAGTAGCCATAGCGGTAGACGCACATTCTTAACTGGACTTGCCAATAAAGGTACGGCGATACATATATTGAAGTCTCTTGCAGGACATAGAAATATCAGCACTACTGCAACCTATCTCTATAGCAGTCCAGATCAGCTTAAGGCCGCTGTTGAGTTAATCTAA
- a CDS encoding DUF6803 family protein, which translates to MNMTHYMELLAVNQPWNLIIFMAIPIILAETLAITELYLLFTRKFDGAVYYLNRFSGIAVGVYFVGIIYYIVTNAIIPVTQAGEWRTVIDVIAVSTYVIAGLPLIWIALQELGLVNRTLDQMGKLKIHAICVALFLVFGHIAMIAGMLDPSILGYKGANPHQMGGNSDHEFCHPDGHGDMMKQHQKMIDGQMPMNNKGHNH; encoded by the coding sequence ATGAACATGACTCACTACATGGAGTTATTGGCTGTTAATCAGCCCTGGAATTTAATTATTTTTATGGCCATCCCAATCATCTTGGCAGAGACTTTAGCTATCACTGAGCTATATCTACTCTTTACTCGCAAGTTCGATGGTGCTGTTTATTACCTCAATCGCTTTTCTGGAATTGCTGTAGGCGTTTACTTTGTTGGGATCATTTACTACATTGTGACTAATGCCATTATTCCTGTTACACAGGCAGGCGAGTGGAGAACAGTGATTGATGTAATCGCTGTTAGCACTTATGTCATCGCAGGATTGCCGCTGATCTGGATTGCCCTACAAGAGTTGGGTTTAGTAAATCGAACGCTAGACCAAATGGGCAAGCTAAAAATTCATGCGATATGTGTCGCCTTGTTCTTGGTATTTGGACACATTGCCATGATCGCCGGCATGCTTGATCCAAGTATTCTAGGATACAAAGGCGCTAATCCTCATCAAATGGGTGGTAACTCGGATCATGAGTTTTGCCATCCTGATGGGCATGGCGACATGATGAAACAACATCAGAAAATGATCGACGGTCAGATGCCAATGAATAATAAGGGCCATAATCACTAA
- a CDS encoding MIP/aquaporin family protein, which yields MKSYVSEFVGTALLLAIVAGSGFMGESLGAGNAAVALLGNSIATGAGLYALIVLLGPISGAHFNPVVTLMFWKLGHLNLKKMLGYWVCQFTGAIAGIWLTHLMFSLPIIQESTKVRTGLGIWVSELVSTLVLLSVIHIGDKEAKDKVPMLVALAVTAGYWFTSSTFFSNPAVAVARSLTNTFVGIAPNDVLGFVVAEVIAALLVVGILALVEPKDNKSYTRGL from the coding sequence ATGAAAAGTTATGTAAGTGAGTTTGTGGGCACAGCCCTGCTATTAGCAATAGTGGCGGGGTCTGGCTTTATGGGTGAATCATTGGGAGCAGGCAACGCCGCAGTTGCCTTACTTGGTAATAGCATTGCTACAGGCGCAGGACTCTACGCTTTAATTGTTTTGCTCGGACCCATCTCTGGCGCCCACTTTAATCCAGTTGTCACATTGATGTTTTGGAAGTTAGGACATCTCAATCTAAAAAAGATGTTGGGCTATTGGGTTTGCCAGTTCACAGGCGCTATTGCTGGAATATGGCTCACCCATTTAATGTTCAGCTTGCCCATTATTCAAGAATCAACCAAAGTCAGAACAGGATTAGGTATTTGGGTGAGTGAGCTTGTATCAACACTCGTATTGCTCTCAGTAATACACATTGGAGATAAAGAGGCTAAAGATAAGGTTCCAATGTTAGTTGCTTTGGCAGTGACAGCAGGCTACTGGTTTACTTCCTCTACCTTCTTTAGCAATCCAGCAGTAGCAGTAGCAAGGAGCTTAACCAATACCTTTGTGGGCATTGCTCCTAATGATGTTTTAGGATTTGTTGTGGCTGAGGTCATTGCGGCATTATTGGTTGTTGGAATTCTTGCTCTAGTTGAGCCAAAAGATAACAAGAGCTATACAAGAGGTTTATAG
- a CDS encoding tyrosine-type recombinase/integrase, whose product MRPLLRDYVEMLLLTGMRHGTEALGISWKHIEWHTDKDIRYLRIWVNGKTGGRWLIAKHRAVDVLKRLHNRQQSHNGIEFEQFIKERTAHKLFTFSNGYQPPSLNGTFRRLMRDSGLEKDAEGQTRTLYSLRHTYATLELIEYRIDIHTLAKQMGNSAGMIERHYSKLTATMEAYRLT is encoded by the coding sequence ATGCGTCCGCTACTGCGTGATTATGTAGAGATGCTATTGCTAACGGGAATGCGACACGGCACAGAGGCATTAGGCATTAGTTGGAAGCACATTGAGTGGCACACAGACAAAGACATACGCTACTTACGCATATGGGTGAATGGTAAAACGGGCGGTAGATGGTTGATAGCAAAGCATCGCGCTGTAGATGTATTAAAGCGACTACACAACAGACAGCAATCGCACAATGGTATTGAGTTTGAGCAATTTATTAAAGAACGCACAGCACATAAACTTTTTACATTTAGTAATGGTTATCAACCGCCGAGTTTGAATGGAACTTTTAGACGGCTAATGCGTGATAGCGGATTAGAAAAAGACGCAGAAGGACAGACACGCACTTTGTACTCATTGCGACACACTTATGCTACATTGGAGCTTATAGAATATAGAATAGATATTCACACGCTTGCGAAGCAGATGGGTAATAGTGCCGGAATGATTGAGCGACACTACAGTAAGCTCACTGCGACGATGGAAGCATACAGATTGACATAA
- a CDS encoding Rieske 2Fe-2S domain-containing protein: MNPDIISIQKNVFLKNTKKIISYEIKKPKEESFTEHAEFFLGKVKGEWVAYDRICDHNGGNLSLDPGKKTATCPIHKWTLLLSEGVYENACPKKQLKVVDKENILCVLKEDESFPLVPCEMLYGGEIRIDFNAHASVSLVAGSISIITDPWYIGPCFATGWWHLYPPSVEAVDRLVNADLIYISHNHSDHLHIPTLEKYVSKDKCFLVPNFESKSVETILRKLGYNNLIIADFLEEVTINKDESIKLIIVKSGDDRDDSSLLVYTKENVIFFGVDTNMPNNWVLPKVDMLFTLFAGGASAFPSRIENFDLQKKIEIANANRNSVLTHYVKKLVAATMPKFVIPYAGYFTEINRDLDVKRINIKNSPDDLIQYVEATFPEVIGINPIETSRLNIFGKDLNKLEQYESPLYFLDEEYVKEEITKFSSDAEGFISKKLLILGEKFLSASFFDKLTIVIIPSNDDFSNFENTALVVNFSQEGRGSSIIDIDKKLDSQVIDMLRKHTRNNIELLRVRQGSLQGVFEQGLPLEDLSIGFQIKMFRDPNVYNFKFWDHFTNREIIGGHALVAKL, translated from the coding sequence ATGAATCCAGATATTATTTCTATCCAGAAGAATGTTTTTTTAAAAAATACAAAAAAAATTATTAGCTATGAAATAAAAAAGCCAAAAGAGGAAAGTTTTACAGAGCACGCTGAATTTTTTCTGGGTAAGGTCAAAGGCGAATGGGTTGCTTATGATAGGATTTGTGATCATAACGGAGGTAATTTATCGCTTGATCCAGGTAAAAAAACAGCAACCTGCCCAATTCATAAATGGACGCTATTGCTTAGTGAAGGAGTATATGAAAACGCCTGTCCAAAGAAACAACTAAAGGTAGTAGATAAAGAAAATATTCTATGTGTACTAAAGGAAGATGAGTCTTTTCCTTTAGTGCCGTGTGAAATGCTTTATGGTGGTGAGATAAGAATTGATTTCAATGCTCACGCCTCAGTATCTTTAGTGGCTGGCAGCATTTCGATAATCACAGACCCTTGGTACATTGGACCTTGTTTTGCTACAGGATGGTGGCACTTATATCCGCCAAGTGTTGAGGCAGTAGATAGACTTGTAAATGCCGACTTAATCTACATAAGTCATAATCATTCAGATCACCTACACATTCCTACGCTTGAGAAATACGTATCAAAAGACAAGTGTTTTTTAGTGCCAAACTTTGAATCAAAGTCAGTTGAAACTATTTTAAGAAAATTAGGATATAACAACTTAATTATTGCTGATTTCCTTGAGGAGGTGACCATAAATAAAGATGAAAGTATAAAGCTAATTATTGTTAAATCAGGCGATGATAGGGATGACAGCTCTTTGCTTGTCTACACTAAAGAAAACGTTATTTTTTTTGGGGTAGACACAAATATGCCTAACAACTGGGTTTTACCAAAAGTAGATATGCTTTTTACTCTCTTTGCAGGTGGGGCGAGCGCTTTTCCTTCTCGGATTGAAAATTTTGATTTACAGAAAAAAATTGAAATAGCAAACGCAAACAGAAATTCGGTACTTACACATTACGTAAAAAAATTAGTGGCGGCAACTATGCCAAAATTCGTTATCCCATACGCCGGATACTTTACAGAAATAAATAGAGATTTAGATGTAAAAAGAATTAATATCAAAAACTCTCCAGATGACCTTATACAATATGTAGAGGCTACCTTTCCTGAAGTTATTGGAATTAACCCAATAGAAACTTCACGTTTAAATATTTTTGGAAAAGATTTAAATAAGTTAGAGCAATATGAGTCCCCACTTTACTTTCTTGATGAAGAATACGTAAAAGAAGAAATTACAAAATTTTCTTCAGATGCGGAAGGTTTTATTTCTAAAAAATTACTTATTCTTGGTGAAAAATTTCTTAGTGCTTCTTTTTTTGATAAGTTAACAATAGTAATAATTCCCTCTAATGATGACTTTTCAAATTTTGAAAATACAGCTTTAGTTGTAAATTTTTCACAAGAAGGCAGAGGGTCTTCAATTATTGATATTGATAAAAAATTAGATTCTCAGGTTATTGATATGTTGAGGAAGCATACTAGAAATAATATTGAACTCCTGAGAGTTAGACAGGGTAGTCTTCAAGGGGTTTTTGAGCAGGGTTTGCCGCTGGAAGACTTGTCTATTGGATTTCAAATTAAGATGTTTAGAGATCCTAATGTATATAACTTTAAGTTTTGGGATCATTTTACAAATAGAGAGATTATTGGAGGGCACGCACTAGTAGCAAAGCTTTAA
- a CDS encoding arsenate reductase ArsC yields the protein MKQYNILFLCTHNSARSVLGEALASTHLSGKFVGYSAGSTPGTSVNPFARELALEMGYDENKLRSKSWDEYGLPDAPQMDFIITVCDNAAGEVCPFWPGKPSTAHWGFPDPSQVQGGDEEKRKAFKDVMIGLKKRIDILASMPLDKLDSMSLKEIHTKA from the coding sequence ATGAAGCAATACAACATTCTCTTTTTGTGTACCCATAACTCCGCCCGCTCTGTATTGGGTGAAGCATTAGCATCAACCCATCTAAGTGGTAAGTTTGTTGGTTACTCAGCTGGCTCTACCCCAGGTACATCTGTTAATCCTTTTGCTAGAGAGTTAGCCTTAGAGATGGGCTACGACGAGAATAAGTTGCGCTCTAAGTCATGGGATGAGTATGGCTTGCCTGATGCTCCACAAATGGATTTCATTATTACTGTTTGTGATAATGCCGCGGGTGAAGTATGCCCATTTTGGCCTGGCAAACCTTCTACAGCTCACTGGGGCTTTCCTGATCCATCACAAGTTCAAGGTGGTGATGAAGAAAAACGCAAAGCATTTAAGGATGTGATGATTGGTTTGAAAAAGCGTATCGATATCTTGGCATCTATGCCTTTAGACAAATTAGATTCAATGAGCCTAAAAGAGATTCATACAAAAGCATGA